The genomic interval CTCAAGCCTGTCGCAACCTCATCATCGACCTTTCTCCAGACCAAACCAGGAGCAAGGAGCAGACAGCCATTGGCCTCCTATGCTATGCTCTGAAGCAGATACGGCCCTCCAGCCCTGGCGTTGCGTTGGACCTCCTATGCTGAGAGAGCAGCTCTGGAGTCAACCAGTCAGGTCCGAGGAGAGAGCGAAGGAGGAAGCGCGATGGGAGTCAGGAGGAGCCAGCCCGCAGCAATCAAGATTCCGAGGAGAGCAAGGAGCAGCCAATCATGCAGTTAGAGACTCATCCATTGCAGCTCAGACTCAGTACGCCCTTCCGCATCTCGCGTGGCGTCGAAGAGGTCGCCGACAATCTGCTCGTCACCATCACCCACGACGGCCTCAGCGGCTACGGCGAAGCCGCTCCTTCAGCCTACTATGGCGACACCCTGGCCACCACGCGCGCCTGCCTGGAGCACTTCGCCGAGGAGCTTGGAGATGATCCCTTCCTGATCGAAGACATCCTTGAGCGTCTCGACCAGATCATCGGGCGCAGCCCTGCCGCCAAAGCCGCCATCGACATGGCCCTTTACGACCTCGCTGGCAAGCGGCTCAACCTCCCACTCTATCGCCTGCTCGGTCTCAATCCCGAGCGGAGCGCCCTCACCTCTTTCACCATCGGCCTCGATACCCCCGAGCGCATGGCCGAGAAAGCGGCCCAGGCCGGCAAGTATCCCATTCTCAAGATCAAAGTAGGGACCAGGCATGACGTGGAGAACGTGCGGGCCATTCGTGCCGTTTCGCAGGCCACCCTGCGTGTTGACGCCAATGCTGGCTGGACCGTCAAGGAGGCCATTCGCACCATCAACGCCCTGGCCGAGTACGGCATAGAGTTTGTCGAGCAGCCCATCGCGCCCAGTGACCTGGAGGGCCTGCGCCTCCTGCGTCAGCAGGTCCCGGTCCCGATCATTGTCGATGAGAGCTGTGTCTCCCTGGAAGACATTCCGCGTCTTGCCGGCTGCGTCGACGGCATCAACATTAAGCTGATGAAATGTGGCGGTATCAACCGGGCCCTCAAGCTGATTCACGCTGCCCACGCCCATCACCTCCAGGTCATGCTGGGCTGCATGATCGAAAGCTCAGTGGCGATCACCGCAGCCGCTCACCTGACGCCACTGGTCGACTATGCCGACCTCGACGGCAATCTCCTCGTTGATAACGATCCCTTCAGCGGTGTACAAGTCGTCCAGGGCAAGCTGGTCCTGCCCGAGGCTCCTGGCCTGGGAGTGACGCCGCGCGCCTAGCCCAAAGGCGAGTCAGGCAATCTTCGGCCAGCAGGCGTCGCCGCGGATTCGGGTGTTGCGTCTCGGCTTCAAAGGAAGGGGAAAAGAGCGCGAGAGATATTTTCTACAGAAAGGTGAAAGGGAGACGAGAAAGAGCCACAGGAGGGAAGGACACGCCCCCATTCGGCAGTAGGGGAGCGTCAGGTGGGTCCCACCCTCCTCAGCAAGCTCCCCCCTTCTCCCAGAGAGGAGCAGCGTGAACGGCGATCATCGGCAGAGGGTGACGGCCAACATACCCATGCGGGCCTGCCGCCATCCCTAACCACGGCGCGAACGACGAAGTTTACGGCGCAGATTAGCCGCCTTGCGTTTGCGGCGGTCCTGCGGACTCTCGTAGCGCGCGCGACGGCGGGCCTCAGAGAGAATGCCATCCTGCTGCACGCGGCGGTTAAACTTCTTGAGGGCGACATCAAACGGCTCGCCCGGATTGACCTTGATCTCGCTCATCGAGAAAACCAGCCCCTATCTAGATCTGCCGCTACCCGCAGCGGCCCGCATGCAGCCCGCCGTCGGTAACAGGCATAGAATAGAAAGGTGAGAAATGCTGCAATGATGCTTCACTCCCGAGGAGCGCGGGGCCAGCACTGCTCTGCAACGAGCTGAGCGCGCCGCGCCCACCTCGATTGCTCCCAGTATAGCATACTTTGCGCGTGGGGCGCTATCCTTTCTCTGCTTTTCCCACGGACCGGCAACAGCAGGCCATACGCCGCGACGGAAGACCTGTGCTATAATAGAAACTCCCAGGACACTCACCTGAGAGAAATGAGAGTAACTGGAGAAGACGCGCATATGCCAACTCGCGATGACGCTTATCGTCTGATGACTGAACACGTGAAAAACCTGAATCTGCAGCGTCACATGTTAGCTGTCGAGGCCGCCATGCGCTTCTACGCTCGCCACTATGGCGAGGACGAAGAACTGTGGGGCATCACTGGCTTGCTGCACGACTGCGACTACGAGGAATATCCTGACCTGCAAGAGCATACCCGCGTACTGGCCGGCTGGCTGCGCGAGGCCGGCTACGACGAGCGCATTATCTACGCCATCCTGGCTCATAACGACCTCAACGCCGAGACTCACCCACGCAGCGATCTGCTCTCCAAAGCACTCTATGCCTGTGACGAGATCACCGGCCTTATCACCGCCACCGCTCTGGTGCGGCCCAACAAGAGTATTCTTGGACTAGAGGTCTCGTCGGTGCGCAAGAAGATGAAAACGAAGGGCTTCGCCGCCGGGGTTAACCGCGAGGACATCATCCGCGGAGCCGCCGACCTTGGCGTTGACCTTGACGAGCACATTGCCAATGTCATCACGGCCATGTCCCGCATTGCCGATGAGCTTGGGCTGGCCGGTTCCACTTCCAGCAATGGGGCTACGGCCAGCTCCAGCCCCGGGACCAGCGAGGCGCATCAGGCCGCTCGCAGCGAATAAGCCCCGTGCCGATGAAGGCGCAAGGGAGTGCCGTTACGCCACCGCGGTGGAGGAGCCTCCATGCAGCCAGAGCAACGCCTGTCGCGAGGAAGACAGAAATCCAAGCGCTACTTTACCGCCAGCGAGGTGGCAGCCTTTGAATACTGTCCGCTCGCCTGGTGGTACGAGCAATACGAGCCAGCCGCCCAGGCAGATACAGAAGAGCTATTCGCGCGCATGGTCGAGCTGGAGCATGAGCATGGCCCCCAGGCCACAGCGCTCCCAGAGTACCAGCTTCACGAGCGTCTCTTGCTACGACGAGGTGCCTTCGACAACGGACAGGAGCAGCATCGAGAGCACGCAGAAGCGGTGGAAGATGTTTACGATGAGGCGCGCGCGCTTCCCTTCGCCGGCTGTAGTC from Thermogemmatispora onikobensis carries:
- a CDS encoding dipeptide epimerase encodes the protein MQLETHPLQLRLSTPFRISRGVEEVADNLLVTITHDGLSGYGEAAPSAYYGDTLATTRACLEHFAEELGDDPFLIEDILERLDQIIGRSPAAKAAIDMALYDLAGKRLNLPLYRLLGLNPERSALTSFTIGLDTPERMAEKAAQAGKYPILKIKVGTRHDVENVRAIRAVSQATLRVDANAGWTVKEAIRTINALAEYGIEFVEQPIAPSDLEGLRLLRQQVPVPIIVDESCVSLEDIPRLAGCVDGINIKLMKCGGINRALKLIHAAHAHHLQVMLGCMIESSVAITAAAHLTPLVDYADLDGNLLVDNDPFSGVQVVQGKLVLPEAPGLGVTPRA
- a CDS encoding HD domain-containing protein; translated protein: MPTRDDAYRLMTEHVKNLNLQRHMLAVEAAMRFYARHYGEDEELWGITGLLHDCDYEEYPDLQEHTRVLAGWLREAGYDERIIYAILAHNDLNAETHPRSDLLSKALYACDEITGLITATALVRPNKSILGLEVSSVRKKMKTKGFAAGVNREDIIRGAADLGVDLDEHIANVITAMSRIADELGLAGSTSSNGATASSSPGTSEAHQAARSE
- the rpsU gene encoding 30S ribosomal protein S21 — encoded protein: MSEIKVNPGEPFDVALKKFNRRVQQDGILSEARRRARYESPQDRRKRKAANLRRKLRRSRRG